atgccatggtcctcttcaaaaatgaagaacaaacaacaacaacagttaggtatttgtaaatattttatgtagATGTGTATGGTAAAATGCATGAGTTGAACTAGAAGAGATATACTCAttaccttttaaagaaaattattgaagtAAAATAGAAGCCAGAATTTATGAAGTAACTGAGGGCTGGAACTatctctgtctgcctatctatctatccatccatccatctatctatctatgtatctgtgagATAAATAATGAAGAAGTTCCTTCAATTTGAGTGAGGGACagatgtgcaaagtcaccagtctcactttctcctcctgagccatttgggtccagtggcaagacacaaatcaggacgactggagatgacccccaCTTTCATTGTAGTTGCCAGAGGAATGAGAAAGCAGAAATTAGCCCAAATAACCCACATCTAATTTGCATCCATTTGACTCAATGTGCACTCAATCTGTAATTTACTGCCAAACTTTTGCTTTGATCAGTATTCATAAAATATGCACATAATTTGTGGATTAGTAGATTTCTCATGTTAAGTGAAAATATTACAAAGATTAAAATTTCCATTATGTGCTTGTTTTTTTCAGAAAATCAGtaagaggaaagataatttataaTACAAACCTtttaaaaaggcatattccttatTTAACAAGATAGTAAACCTTCTGTTCTTCTCATCTTCTCAGATCATACAGCTGTCTTTCATATAGTAGTCAGTTTCCTGAAAGCCAGGGTTGAATTCATCAGTTACTTCATTACCACTAAGGGACTAAGTCAGAAATGTGTTTCTTATGTTTATTCTTTTTGATTGGCTAGTAGAAATAAAATTCATCTCCTTAAAATTCTCAATACCAATGATTTCTCAATTTCCAACTTGGCTAATCTTTTCTCAGTCATTGCCCTTCATGAGGATGCTAGCTGCtcttaaaaaatccttttaatattttatagatgCCACTGTAGTTTAATCCCCTGCTCCCCATCTTTATAGTTCTATTGAAAATAAGTGGATCAAGTTCTGGAGTCTGGAAAATTCAGGCTCATATACTGCCTTCAACACAAATTATATGTGAcccatatgtatttatgtgtgatCGATCGTAATCCACCTGGATGAAGTTCCTCCAgctaataaaatcacattttcttcctgccttttttCGCTGTTTTTGCTGCTGCCTTATCCTCTAACCTGGACCTCCAGAAATCATGTCCAGGGGGCCTAAacaaaggggtggggaacctgttgccttgaagccacatgtggccctttaggtcctcaagtgcagactgaatccaaacttcatagaacaaatcctttcgggctcagtcaaaggactgcacttgagggcctagagggccacatgtggccttgaggctgcaagttccccaacCCTGGCTAAGCCATTAAGCTCTGAACTTCTTGAGACCACATGTTCTCATTTCTACCTTAGCTACTTCTCTACTACTGAAAGTGAGCTTCCATAGCCAGTCCTTCTCTTTAGCTATTTTCCTTTGAATTTATATCACATTTTGGAAGGGAATATGTCTCTCCCGCCACCACCACTCTACAGAGTGAATCATTCCTGTAAAAAagatttagagaggaaaaaaaagcagacaGTAAAACCAAAACATCAAATGTGCCCAACATACATAATTTTCCAAAGACCCACTCCTCTACCTATTTATCAGGtgagtttctttttctctaatgcaaaaaatactatttttggttttcagtatttactttttatcatttaaaaatatcatttatgtttacactttgaaaaatatttaggATAAGTTTTGTGCTTTCATTTAGCTCCAGATAGTATCATGTGGTTTAGAGTATTTCAAAaactattattaatgttatttttcctaatgttgaaccatctttgCATGCCTACTTTAATTCCCTGCATGGCTCTaagtttattataattattttttatatattgctgtagtctttttttgtttgaatcaacatttattattaatattgttctctagttttatttcttcactttttCCTTCCCTGGTTTATGTAATGACTATAATTGTTTCATAAAGGGAATTTAAAAGTGTAAGTTATTTCTGAAttgttgaaaataatttttattgtataggCATTAATTGCTCttaaaatgtttgatagaattcataggAAAATCTATCTGGACCAAGGGTCATTTTCATTGTTGATTACTTTGAAACTTGTTCAATTGTCTATAATTGGGTCACTTAGTTCTTTCATGTTATGCTACTTAAggtattatatatttttgtagataattacctactttttttttacattctaggGTCTGTTGGAATACATTTTGTGTAGTTGGCTCTGATTTCCTAAAACTGTCTTCTCTCATGatttcacttaatttttaattttggcAACTTAATTTAACAGTTTCTTAAAAAAAGTTCACTAAAGTTTTCTCAGTtttgtcttttcaaagaaccatttttttagtttcatcatttctctagtctttgttttttatctgagctacttctcttctaattttcattatttctccttTCATGTTTAATTTTTGTGCTTGTTGATTTTCTAGTGGTTAAATTGCACATGTAATCCCTCACATGCCTATTATGTTAATGTGGGTTTTCAGAGATTTGATTTTTCCCTTTGAAGACTGTTTTGTCTGCATCCCAAAATTTTTGGTACACTATAATGACACTGTGATTCTAAGAAGCTGTAGGATTCATGGTGGCTACGCTATGGTAAAACCATCtctgcagatgggctaaaccaggttaagggtaactgacaggcctcaaaaccattggtgagttaggggcatGTCTACCTCAAACATGTGAAGACATCCCCTGACAAAACAATTTGTCCCAATGGCTATGAAAGTAGCTAAATCAGGTGCTATAGAGCacatagagcttggtcagaccttGAAGACacaaaggtcatccactgcatcctggggcattgccagttgtcttgacttttgtcttgtcgctggacttcaatgactgggAGAAAGAATGAGGCTTACAATcctgtgactttgtgcaactctgcctcacttaaagccaattcatgtgcaagtcatcaccctgtgatgttattggttctcttcaaaagcAAAGGATGAACAGCAATATTCCCTACAACaattatttctctaatttgctcCTTGATTCACTCATTATTAAGGTTATCATTGTTAAGCCTCCATTTAGTTCTTCATCTTTTGCTTGTGTtccttattttcatcatttttcttgttttccaatTCTGAGAAACATGAATATTTTCATACTGTCATCTAGAAGATGCCCCAAGTCTTCGAGGTCTTCTTTAGCAGGTGTTTGTTCAGgtctatatttttctctctttgatttcTGTTATCTTTGTCTAATTCTTAGAGTCTGAAAGAGAAAATTAAGTCTCATACAATTCTTATTACTATCTAGGTCTTTTTGCAATTctgttaacattttatttatgaaTTCAGATGCTAGCCCATTTGGTATGTGTCTAGTATTACATTGGTTTACTTaagcataatgtaatttccttttttatctctctcaacataatgaattttaatttttgttttgtctgacagGATGATTTTAAcacctgtttttgttttgtggaaATCACCTGGTTTATAGCAAGTTTTGCTCCAAACTCATTTGCtctcctttcccagctctgatTGTTATTCTTGACACTTTACCATCATGCTTAAGTGAGTAgcttcctgtttcaacaatccatctagcagctgctgtgggggtataaaatcaacgacaaccagctcacagaacgctgcaagcccaagttctcttgatctgatttactaaggaaagcaaccttaaggggttaacaatcttactttaatccagcatataaaCATCAtgcactcagttcaggggaaaaagccagcaccctgaacttcagagcaaatacaaacaaattacaaacaccaacaggcagaccttgtctgattcaaatcccaatacatagttaccagagtttaaccaagtccgAATATCCAGCTTacaagctggagagctcttagctacagctgcctggggtctccacatcagcgtgccaccaagagtgagagacgtaagcaaatagctctgtcttccttttttatgcagtttcagatgccatcaaacgtcatctgagcgaccagaacttaggctccttcaattggctctggtgttagcacctcccttcattggtaCCACCTGGAACCCCACCTTAgctaccaattcacacccacaaaGGCTTAGCatctaatagataggggtttgggcctggggtttagcacctagtaagactcaatcaaagatactgaattaatcaaaggaaacaaaggccatacTCTTCAAGGATCTCCAATACACTTCCTCTCCCCACTATCCATCCaattagagtgtaagttccttgaagggactattttttcttgcttatatttttatgaattgttaagttcataataaatgcctcttgacaacttgttttcatttttcaagtCTTATTTTTTAGATGTGTTTCTGACATACAGCAGACTTTTCGGTTCTTGTCCATTCTGCTTCTCATATCTCATTAGATTGTTAATCACTCATATTGAAAGGCATGAGTGTCagtttgtattttcttccattcatttttgatatttttttatctctttcctttttaaagtctcttttaaGTACCCTGTCCCTGTGATTCCTTTTTAGACTATTTTGCTGTTAGTTCATTGTTACAAGGTATTCCTTTCCATTTATCTACTATATGTGAAGTTCTTTGAATTTACCCaattatctattttgcaggtGGTTCATTTATGTCTATCCATTTTGttcatatttatttccttttgccTCTTGTGCAGTTGAAGTAATATTCTTTTGCTGCGTACTTTTCCAAGTTTTCTGTTGTTTTGTCCTCATTCTTCCCTTCTTGTATACTTTGAAGTTTATTTTTGGATTCATGGCCTATTTATTCTAAATTGTGTTCCTTGTAAGGGTAAAGCTTCTTGCATATCAACCTTTAGCTCCCTTCGCCATCCATTTCTTATTGCTTTTGTGGGCCTTACCTCCattctccctgtctctgttttcttGCCCAAGATATACCAATTCATCAAACTTTGTCAAAGGAAATCCTACAAAATATAGTCCTACTCCCGCCATGAGTAATCTGTACTCTCATAGTGGAAAGGTCGTGTTAACCTTTCTCTGCTATTCAGCATACACTAGGTCTTAATGACCTTGGGTATTCATAGATCTTTTTTCTTGGGAGTGGGATGTACTCCTAAAAGGTACAACCATTTCTGTGAATGTGGTTCCCTAATAAGTAAGCAACTCCCAAATAAAATCCGTGACTTCACACCTCCTAAGAAATTCTCCTTTCTTACCAGACACATTTCCTCTTTCTACCTCACTGGAATGTTCTTTGGTGGCATCCTTCTCTTTCCTGGAGGAAGAACTCCCCTTATACTTTTTTGATTCCCAGCCCCCTCCTTCCATTGCTTTTATCCGATTCTCTCACAGCCCAAATTCTGAGACTAATTATTACCATTTGCCATGGACTTAGTGAGGGTTCATCACCCACTCCCTTAAGTCTCTTCCTTTCACCTCCCCATCCTGGCAACTtctgttccctcttctcccaccccacccacttTTTGAAAATTCACCTTATTTTTTTATGAATTGTCTAGAATAATTTCTTTTGTGGAACCATAGAATTACTGAGGCTTTGCAGTGTTGAGCCTTGTTGCAATCTCAATGCCATCTGCAAACAGGCCCATGTGGAGAATCTTTTGTCTTTATGGAATAATGTTCATATATTTGGATTTTGTGCATACTATTCTATGACACTAGAAAACATTTTTTGGTAAGCATGTTTTCCTGTTCTATGCCTTACTTCATGTGCATTTTCAGTGTTCATGCTTAAAATGAACATGTTTTCATGATCTGCTATCGAATTCTATACTACAGTCTTAACAGACAGAATGACACTTAAAATAGTGCCATTAAATGTTTTTCTATTGAACTAtgtagttgttttcttttttccctttttggcaTATAAAGAGCAGCCCCAGCAGAATCCAATATTCTTCATTTTTCAATCAATTATGTGACTATGAAGATGTAGTCTACTATAGAAAATTCCTGTcctcttctcatattttcatcaatacACTCAATGAATATCACGATGATCATATTTTACACGAGAAACTAGTTGGGAATTACTAGTTTGTTTTCAGTCATCTTGTTATTATCTCATAGTCCATGTTCTTTTGTACTCTTTCTCCACCTACAAGCTAAATTATCTGTAAAGAGAAGGACTGAGACTattacattcaacaaacatttattatatgcctactaAGCTTAAGGCACTGGACTAGGCAaatgaaaatacacagaaaaaaatagttcctcAAGAACCTTAAATTCTACTGGGGGATACAAAAGTCAAACTAGATAAGTATACAGTATTTGACGATTTGAAAAGAAAGCACTGACAGCTAGGGGGACCGTTAAAAATGAAAGTTCTTCGGAAAATAAAATCTCTATTCAAATGTCCTGTTTTAACAACTGTAAATCCAAGATTCAGATCCATAACTTTGATTTTACAAAGACTGGGTTCAATCTTGGATGCAGGTTACAAATcactttttagtttttgtttcccACCCAGGGTTTCTCGAAAATTAGAATATGGCCCCCACGTACACTTGTGCACAAGTACTTCTGTGCCAGGATACAGCAGAAAAAAGGATATAATGCTAATAAAGAGCAAGGTTTGGGTTTGTGATGGGCTTTTCTCTTGCTGCTCCTTGAACCAAGAATTCAGTTGGGTCTACTAGGAGGCTTGGTCAAAgacattgttttcttctctccagGAGGTCCTTTGCTAAGAAATCCTCAGATGATGTCCATAGTTCCTTTCATTGTTAAAGCTTAGAATTcctttcagaaatattttaaaagtcaccCTTGAAGGCCATGAGAATTGTGTTACCTCCTTCGTGGACTGGTCTGCATTGGCAAAACTTCTCTAAAAAATGCCGACAGTCGCAGTCAATATTTCGTCCCATCTCCCATTTTGGTGGGAGTGTTTAAACAGGTCTTTAAACACTTGAACAGCGTTTAAACTCTTTCAACAGGTCCGGCAGGTGCTGCTGTCACTGCACACTCTACGGTCTGGTCTTCTTTTCCttacctcaccccaccccacctcccatcccctttccttcctcccccccccaaaaaaatttcaCTTATTATGAAAACAAAGGTGGTGGATCCCGGGAAGGTTGGGGGTCGGCTCAGTCCTGCTGCTTGGCCCTGGAAGCCTCGGCGTTGGCCCGAAGCACCGCGCCCGGGGAAGGGTATGGGCGCTGCTGGAACAGGGGTCCAGCCGCCGTGGTGTCTGCGCCCGTCTTCGCCTCGTTCTTCTTGGGGAGACCCGTGGACCAGGTGCCCCGGGGGGCGTCCGAATAGGTGCTGGGGTCCATGGGATCCAGCTCTTCATCCTTGCGAATGGGCTTCTTGCTCTTGGGGTAGGGGGCCAGCTCGCCCCGGCGATGGTGGCGCCGCTCCTTGGCCTCGTCCCTCTCCGGCTTGTCGTAGCCACGCTCGGGCCTTTCGTAGCTGCACTCGGGCTTCTCGTGGCCGCAGTCCATCTTCTCTTCGGCCTCCAAGCTGCCCTTGAGTTTCTTGGCCGCCTTGGTGATGACCGAGCTGGGGTCGCGGGGGTTGAGCCAGGACACGAGGTCCGTCTCCACGTTCCAGTAGTAGGGGAGGCCGCACACCGGGTCGAAGACTTTGTACCAATTCGGGGGCAGGCCTTCGAGCCGGGTGGCCTCGTAGTCCACGATGTCGTCGTCGTAGTCCTCGGCAATGATTTCTTCCTCCGGCTCGGGTTCCACCAGCTTGAGGAGCCCTCGCTTGGCGAGGCGGGACTGGAGGGCGGCAGGGAGCGGCATGGCGGCAAGCGTGGACAGGTGGTGGGGGATGGGAGTGTCGCAGCCCAGCAGCTGCCGACCTCCTCCTCTGAGCCTGCCGGCTTCCTTCTGAACTCCTCTCCCCTTGGCTCTGGAAGAAAACCAACGCGGGGCACGAAGGCTCTGGCCCAGTGACGTCACTACCGTTTTGCCCTTCTCCCTGACGCCAGGCTCAACCGCCGCTGGACGGAAGGAGGGGCACGTGAGGCCCCGCcctctttggggaggagggactTTTCAGGGAAACTGTTCTGGGCATGCGCACTTGCTGGTGGGGCAGGGCAATGATACCACACTTACCTGGGGTGCTCTCCTGGGCCAAACTCTAGttactccctttcctcctttcgcACCCACCCCATCCTCCTATTTTAGTATTGTTTTTTGATCTTTGTACCAACCAGAATAcgatttaacacacacacacacacacacacacacacacacacacacagctgatTTTGAAATAACCCCTAGATTGGTGATTGGTTTTTTTCTATAGAATATAGCCGGaggctctctttctctcccaccaTCTTTCTCTGTAGCGCTAAataggatttttgttgtttttgcaaagtgctctatGAGGTTAATTAGCTAATCAAATGTAGTTCATTAAGCAGCAAGGCAGCACTTACTCTATTCAGTGTTTCACCTTGTTAGAACAAACACTCCACTCACCTTACATGACTTGGGAGTAAATGAGGAAATTGCGACAGATTTCTAAACTCACTGGTACAATGACAAATATTACAACGCTGAACATTCGCCAGCTTTGATAGTTTCCATCAAACTTAAATATACTAGAAAAGATTAATACTCTCCTATGTATGAGCGAACAAGCAGCCACCAACATGGCTTGAATTGAGGGGACCCCTGCCCAAAAGCGCCTAAGTAATCAGCCTGACATTAGTATATTATTAGGTGTTATAATTAATAACATAAGTATAAAGCTCTTAAAGGTTTTACCAGGTACTTTCCCCACTCCTCTGGGTAAAGGCTTTAATAAAGacttatttaaaaatatcctGGAGTTTCTGTCATGCCTTACTGTGTATTTTGTTTGCTGTATTATTGTGGCaataggaaaacaggaaagtTTTGATGAAGGGTGGTGGGGAAGGGAATTGGGATTGGTCAGTCggtcagtcagcaagcatatATTTAGCACTCAGTGAGTTGGAAGCACCATGCTAATCCGTGAGACGAGATATAGATAGGTAGTTACCAGATACACAGAGAATAATGGTGGAAGCCAATCTAAGAAGGTTAATAGGGCATAGGTCTGGGAAAAGAGGTTACTGAATCCAATCCAATttgacaaatgagataatgtttataaaaagccttagcccaatgcctggcacatagtagggcttaataagtgcttgttccctgcttcttccctccccaaatgtGAAGGTAAACCATAATGAGAATCCTTGAACAGTCTGAAGGTTGAGTATCTTCAGGGCAAGGCACTCAAAACTATGAGGCAGGAAGGAGTGTTATTTCTCAAGGCTAACTAAAGACTTCAAAATGCTTTGCTACAATTTCCATGATTATAAGGTTCAGGATCTTAAGGGTATATTTCTTAAGGTGTCTATGAAATATTCAGACCTTCAGTCTGTTATGAGCACACAGGATTTAGAAGTCTGAAGGGACCTTGAGAGGGCTTCTAACCTCTAGATAGGTTCTAGACTAATTCATTTTAACAGATGTAAGTCTATGCTGTGTTTAAAgacttttaggaaggacattatgCAGTCTCTCCTAGCGGCCCATTTCAAAATTTAACAGTCCTTATTATGAGGAAGTACTATGTTATATTTAAACTTTTGCAGCCCTTTAATTAAGCACATTCTCTCTTTGTCCGAGAATTCTTTAATAAATTTCAACGCAGTAGATCCTTAGTATTTGAAGATGTATTCTGAAAATTTCATGGGTAAACAAATCCATAGAATCGAGAAATCaaaaaccaataaacatttattaagtgcttactatgtgccaggcatgagcTAAGCTTGGGGGATATGACAAAAATGAGAGCTTCTACACCTAAGGAGATTACCttctaattgggaaaataaaatacacagacacatacatatacacatatacatatatatacacatgtgcacatacatacatgtgtgtatatagatacatacacacataagtatgtctatatatgtgtgtatatgcaaaaTTAATCAATACCTTGATAGGTAATCTTGGAAAATAAGGTGTTGGTGGACAGAGAAGGGAGTGAATTGGGAAAGGAGAGGCTCTTTTCAGTAGGTGGCCCATGAACTTAATCTTGAAGCTGAAAGGATGAGGCCTTTGTTTGAGATTTTGATTATATTTGGAGGACTCTAAATTCCAGGATAGGGGAAAAATTCTGGGTAGAGTGATTAAGTAGGTGGTGTGAAGATTTTGATTTCCTTTGGAAGGTGTGAACATATTCATTTGTGCCTTATTGAGATGACTGAGTAGATCTGTTAATTAATGTAAACCTGAGTAATTATAGATTCACACCTCATTGAGGAAGTCTCACCTTTGAAAATGATTGGATTGGCTCAGTCTAGAACAGTGGACCTACTATCCTATACAATGCCTCATTCTTTTAAACTCATCAAAATGACCACCTTTGCTAATAAACCTTAAACATGTTAATAATGTAAACTATTATACTAATTGACATTTGTATAAACTTTAAGGTGAAGAGAGAACTTAGCATAAATCATTACTACCTTTCCCCCAAGACTTATCTTCCTGCTTCATTCTGACTCTAAAGTCACTACTCAGACCCACAATTGCTACCTTAAAAtttcccctcttcacttccttcAGAGTTGATTTGTACTTATCTAACTCATCTAGGTATTTATCTAATTATTAGAAATAGTATTTTGCATTATGGTGTGAATGAGGCTTAACTTTCCCAATGAGGCAACTGcatttttaaaggatgaaattcTTGAACCAAGTGAATCTCATTGGtggaatgtgtgtatgtatatggaatACACTATTTTAGCACGTAGACATCTGTTTCTTGCTATTTAGAGCCATTAATAAAGCTCTCTTTGGTGCTGCCCTACATTCATGACTCTATgggacagtcaataaacatttattaaatgcctactatatgccgggCACTATAgtcagcactggggatacaaagaaagggaaaaagacaatCACTGCCCTgtgggagtttacaatctaactaGGAAAGactacacacaaaaggaagctgaaatggATAGGAGAGGTcactgaggagggagaaaacctccttaaatggaggttctgggaagcTTTCCACCTCGTCAAAGGGAGCCCTCCCTCCTTTACCCCCTCCAGCAGAGAGCACTGAAGAGCCATGAGTTCCAGGGATGATACTGACAAGGTGTGAGTCTGGAGGCTGAAGTGACCTTCCTGGATGAGGAGTCTCCTGGGACTATGAAATCCAAAGGAATGCAGACACAGTCCATCCTCTTTGCCTAAAGAGAGGTTCAGGAAAAGCTGGGTAGAACACAAGCAGCCACAGTTAGGTAGGAATGTTTGCAGCAATGAGTCATGAATGCAGAAATGGTCTTCTATGTAGCATAAATTCTTCTATTACAGAAGCAATGAGAAGCTGCTGTTAACCAGTTTTCAGCCATGAACTtgttaaacccaagtcttctctgtCTGCCTGTTAGGGGCAGAATTCAAGGTTGATTTCTTAAGTACTTTCACTTCCAAAGCTGATAATGGCTTTATACATCATCCTTTATGTATTATCTAACGGTTCAACTCCTTTTAATTTAATACAAatcgacaaatatttattgactgcctGCCATGAGCAAGACACTATGCTTGTTGGGGAGCTTCTTTTTTAAGGGGGGGGTCTTCTATAAATTAACGCTCCCGCAGCAAAAAAAAGCAACCTGCTGCTTAACAGGAATTTTATCTACTCACATAAGCTAATGAAGGATTGAAATGAAATCTCCTAGTAACCCATGTgattttggccaagtcatttacctctaaggtttcactttcctcatttgcaaaatgaaggcgGTTGGCTTGATGAttgctaaggtcctttccagctctgtatctatggTCTTGTGAATAAGAATATGGTCCCGGAAGGATATACTGTATATATTACTTCACGCCAATTAGGTGATTGCCTATTACAACTGTGCATTAGGCTAGCATAGTTCTAGAAGTGGAAATATGGGAAGTTGAGAAGAGCGTCTTTGCCCATTTGTGGGCTCTAAAGTGCTcacacagagagggaggaaggggcagaAAGAGCTtatgggtggctaggtggctcagtggataaagtgctagaattgaagtcaggaagaactgagttcaaattttgcctcagatatcTACTAGTTGTGTAATACTGAggaagtcacttaccttttctgtGCTTCtacttcttcatatataaaaatggGACTGATAGTAGCATTagcctcccagggtagttgtgtaATTCAAATaaggtaacatatgtaaagtgcttaaaaaaacttaaagcgctatataaatgaaACACCTTCTTATTATTCTCCTATTTATCTAAATGATAGAAATGCTAAAGTGTACCGGGTATGAGCCCTAGTCTTTTGGAACACTTTTTCCTACTAAGTTATCCATGTCCAAATAATAACATATTACCTAAGTGTGAAGAAATGCTTCTAAATTTACACACTTGATGTGTAAGGGCTTAGATCACAGAACTTTCATATTAGCTGCTTCTGCCCTCAAGGTACTTCTCAATTTGGTGggtattttttttggaaggggggatGGTTGGAAGATTATACTATCATTCCTTATCCTTTCATTATAGTCATCAGTTTGAAGTCATCAATACTTTCTTTAAGTGTGTAAGCCATTCCGAATGTCAAAGGGATAGAAGAAATTGTGTTTATACTCTAACATATTTGTAACACAACTTCAATCAGGATAGTCTCAAAGTGGAAAATGCACTGGCCCAGGGACAATTCTCAATTACTTTTTACATCACAGCTGGATAATTTCAGCCTATCTCTTGCTCATCAAATGACACAGTGGGAGGCATAGTTTGAAAGGAACATAGAGAATTGTTATCCAGCACCAGCTGGGcagaatggaaagaatgaaaagaaagaaaacattcattGTACTTTGAATGTGTGCAAAGCATCCCAGATTGTCTGGAAAGAGGCCTTTAAAAGTCAGAGAGGTGAATAATAGTCTATTAGAGAACGGGCCACGTGCCACCCTTAGGAGTAACAGCACTTTAACTACTATTGCCTCTTGTGGTCAGAGCACTAACTTTTTCTGCCCCACAATTGTGCTGaattgccattaaaaaaaagttttaagtttcTGATATATCAGAATAGAAAAGTCAATAGAAAGGTGTTCTGTGCTATCCCCATATGTATTTGAATGAAGTGTAGGAGTACCATAAGGCCTCCATTAACTGGAATGTTCAGGGAAATGAATGTTCTGATTAATTAAATTTACTGATCTATTCTAGTCAGCTAGATAGCAGTGCaggcttgagtcaggaagatctaagttcaaattcggcctcagatactacctagttgtgagaccctgggcaagatgttaaataaaaataataaaaataacacttaACCCCCAAGTtttgttgtgaagattgaatgaga
This Trichosurus vulpecula isolate mTriVul1 chromosome 2, mTriVul1.pri, whole genome shotgun sequence DNA region includes the following protein-coding sequences:
- the LOC118839614 gene encoding polyglutamine-binding protein 1 isoform X3, encoding MPLPAALQSRLAKRGLLKLVEPEPEEEIIAEDYDDDIVDYEATRLEGLPPNWYKVFDPVCGLPYYWNPERDEAKERRHHRRGELAPYPKSKKPIRKDEELDPMDPSTYSDAPRGTWSTGLPKKNEAKTGADTTAAGPLFQQRPYPSPGAVLRANAEASRAKQQD
- the LOC118839614 gene encoding polyglutamine-binding protein 1 isoform X1, yielding MPLPAALQSRLAKRGLLKLVEPEPEEEIIAEDYDDDIVDYEATRLEGLPPNWYKVFDPVCGLPYYWNVETDLVSWLNPRDPSSVITKAAKKLKGSLEAEEKMDCGHEKPECSYERPERGYDKPERDEAKERRHHRRGELAPYPKSKKPIRKDEELDPMDPSTYSDAPRGTWSTGLPKKNEAKTGADTTAAGPLFQQRPYPSPGAVLRANAEASRAKQQD
- the LOC118839614 gene encoding polyglutamine-binding protein 1 isoform X2, with protein sequence MPLPAALQSRLAKRGLLKLVEPEPEEEIIAEDYDDDIVDYEATRLEGLPPNWYKVFDPVCGLPYYWNVETDLVSWLNPRDPSSVITKAAKKLKGSLEKPIRKDEELDPMDPSTYSDAPRGTWSTGLPKKNEAKTGADTTAAGPLFQQRPYPSPGAVLRANAEASRAKQQD